The sequence below is a genomic window from Brooklawnia cerclae.
TGCTCGGCAGCGAGATCGGGGCCGCTCTGACCACGCTGGAACCCCTGGACGTCGACGTCATCGGCCTCAACTGCGCCACCGGGCCCGCGGAGATGGCCGAACACCTGCGCTACCTGTCGCGTCACGCCAGGGCGGGCATCTCCGCGATGCCGAACGCGGGCCTGCCCGAGCTGACCCCGCAGGGCGCGCGCTACCCGCTTCAGCCCGAGGGTCTCGCGTCCGCGCTGGACGAGTACGTCACCGATTTCGGGCTGGCGCTCGTCGGCGGCTGCTGCGGCACGACCCCCGATCACATCCGCGCGCTCGCCGGGGTGATCGGCCACGACCGCCCGGTCGCCGAGCGCGTGCCCGACCACGTGAACGCGGTGGCGTCCCTCTACTCGGAGACCCCGCTCAGGCAGGACACGAGCTACCTGGCCATCGGCGAGCGGACGAACGCGAACGGCTCGAAGGCGTTCCGCGAGGCCATGATCGCCGAGCGGTGGGACGATTGCGTCGAGATAGCCCGGCAGCAGTCCCGGTCGGGGGCGCACGTGCTCGACCTGTGCGTCGACTACGTCGGACGCGACGGCGTGGCCGACATGACCGAGTTGGCGTCCCGCTTCGCCAGTGCCGTCACGCAGCCGATCATGCTCGATTCCACCGAGCCCGAGGTCATCCGGGCGGGCCTGGAGCACCTGCCGGGCCGGTCGATCATCAACTCGGTCAACTTCGAGGATGGGGACGGCCCCGATTCGCGGATCAATCGCGTGATGCCGATGGTCCGTGAGCACGGTGCCGCGGTCGTGGCGCTCACGATCGACGAGCAGGGGCAGGCGCGGACGACCGAGTGGAAGCTCGCCGTCGCCGAACGCCTGATCGCGACCCTCACCGGCAGGTGGGGCATGGACGAGGGTGACATCCTCGTCGACTGCCTGACCTTCCCGATCGCCACCGGTCAGGAGGAGACGCGCCGCGACGGCGTCGCCACGATCGACGCGATCCGTGCGCTCAAGACGGCACACCCCCGCGTCCAGACGACCCTGGGCGTGTCGAACATCAGCTTCGGCCTCAACCCCGCCGCCCGCGTCGTGCTGAACAGCGTCTTCCTGGACGAGTGCGTGAAGGCCGGGCTCGACTCCGCGATCGTCAGCGTCGCCCGGATCATGCCGGTCGAACGGATTCCCGAGGAGCAGTACCGCACGGCCCTCGACCTCATCCACGACCGTCGTACCGCGGACTACGACCCGCTCGCCCGCTTCCTCGAGCTCTTCGAGGGCGTGACGGCATCCTCGATGCGTGAACAAAGAGAGGCCGAACTCGCTGCGCTTCCGCTGGCCGAGCGTCTCGCCCGGCGCATCGTCGACGGCAACGACAAGGGTCTGGATGCCGACCTCGACGAGGCGCTGGCCGCCAAACCGGCCCTGGAGATCATCAACGACGACCTGCTCGGTGGCATGAGGACCGTGGGGGAGCTGTTCGGGTCGGGTCAGATGCAGTTGCCGTTCGTCCTGCAGAGCGCCGAGACGATGAAGAAGGCGGTGGCCCACCTGGAACCGCACCTGGACGCGTCCGACGCGGGTGCGGGCAAGGGGACGCTCGTGCTGGCCACCGTCAAGGGCGACGTGCACGACATCGGCAAGAACCTCGTCGACATCATCGTGTCGAACAACGGCTACACCGTGGTGAACCTGGGGATCAAGCAACCGGTCTCGGCGATCGTGGAGGCCGCTGAGGAGCATCACGCCGATGCCATCGGCATGTCGGGTCTCCTGGTGAAGTCGACCCTGGTGATGAAGGACAACCTGCTCGAGCTGAACGCCCGAGGGCTCGCCGGCCGTTACCCGGTGCTGCTGGGCGGGGCGGCGCTGACACGTCCTTTCGTGGACGAGGACCTCGCGGGTCTGTACGACGGCACCGTCCGCTACGCCCGGGACGCGTTCGAGGGCCTCGAGCTGATGGACGCGATTATGGCCGTGAAGAGGGGAGAGCCCGGTGCCGAGCTGCCACCGGTGCGGACGCGGCGCGTCCCCCTCCGGGCGGCAGGGCCGGTGCCGGTCGCATCCGGCGAGCGCTCCGACGTGGCCAGGGGCATCGAGGCGCCCGCCCCGCCGTTCTGGGGCAGCCGGGTGACCAAGGGCGTCCAGCTCGCCGACATCGTCGGCTATCTCGACGAGCAGGCCCTGTTCAAGGGGCGATGGGGCCTTCGTGCGGTTCGCGGCGGCCCCGGCTACGCCGAGATCGTCGAGACCGAGGCGCTACCACGCCTGCGGGCATGGCTCGACCGGGTCAAGGCCGACGGGCTGGGGCAGTTCGCCGTCGTCCACGGGTACTGGCCGTGCTGGTCGCAGGGCAACGACCTGGTGGTCGCCGATCCGGACGACCAGCAGCGGGAGATCGCGCGGTTCACCTTCCCGAGGCAGGTGCGCGAGCGCAGGCTGTGCATCGCCGACTTCTTCCGGGACGAGCATGAGGCCGCCGAGCTGGGCCCCGACACCCTCGCCCTGCAACTCGTCACGATGGGATCGCGCGTCTCACAGGAGACGGGGCGGCTGTTCGGGGCCGACGCCTACCGCGACTACCTGGAACTCCACGGATTGTCGGTGCAACTCACCGAGGCGCTGGCCGAGCTGACCCATCAGCGGATCAGGTCCGAACTGGGTCTGTCGGCCGACGACGATCCCAGCCTGGACGAGCAGATCGCCCACCAGGCGTACCGGGGCAGCCGCTACAGCTTCGGCTACCCCGCCTGCCCCGACCTGGAGCTCCGGTCGCCGCTGTGCGACCTGCTCCAGGCCGAGCGCATCGGGGTCGAGCTGTCGGAGGAATTCCAGCTGAACCCCGAACAGTCGACCGACGCCCTGATCGTCCATCACCCCGAGGCGAAGTACTTCAGCGCCTGAGGCGAGCGCCGGGCCGGCGTCAGCCGCAGACCTGCGATGCGTCCCCACTGAACGCGAGCACCGCCGGGGCGCCCGTGCACAGGCTGCTGGTCGGTGTGAGCCCTTCGCCGGTGCTGAGCGGCACGTTGTGCCCCGGGACGCGCGCCTGCGCACCGAGCAGCTGGGCCAGCGCGCCGGGCATGGACGGGGCGACGATGCGGGTGTCGTCCGGATCGACCCCGCTGGTGGACGCGGCTTCGCGGAAGGCCTCGCTGCGTCCCATCACCTCGTCGACCAGACCCTTGGTGACCGCGGTGTCCGGGTCGAACATGAAGGCACCGAGGTCGTCAACGATCGTGCTCGCGGGGATGTCCCGGTGCTCGCTCACGAAGTCGACGAACGCCTGGTACTCCACGGCCATCCCCTGGGTGTAGACGGCGCGTTCCTGCTCGGTCATGTCGCGCCAGGGGCTGCCGAAGTCCTTGCCGGTGCCCTGGGTCAGATACTCCGAGGTGATGCCGCCGCTGGTCTCGACCCCGGATTCGAGGATCGTCCCCGTGGTGGCGGTGACGTCGTGGTACACCGTGATCGGCCCCA
It includes:
- the metH gene encoding methionine synthase produces the protein MSAPIRDVLFRRVLVADGAMGTMLQDFDLGLDDFEGLEGCNEVLNVTRPDVVASIHRAYFAAGSDCVETNTFGANHAALGEYGIADRIGELAEAGASIARRVADEFSTPERPRFVLGSVGPGTKLPTLGHVQASTLRDAYQQQVEAMIRGGVDAIQVETAQDLQQAEAAVIGAKRARTALGADVPIFVSITVETTGSMLLGSEIGAALTTLEPLDVDVIGLNCATGPAEMAEHLRYLSRHARAGISAMPNAGLPELTPQGARYPLQPEGLASALDEYVTDFGLALVGGCCGTTPDHIRALAGVIGHDRPVAERVPDHVNAVASLYSETPLRQDTSYLAIGERTNANGSKAFREAMIAERWDDCVEIARQQSRSGAHVLDLCVDYVGRDGVADMTELASRFASAVTQPIMLDSTEPEVIRAGLEHLPGRSIINSVNFEDGDGPDSRINRVMPMVREHGAAVVALTIDEQGQARTTEWKLAVAERLIATLTGRWGMDEGDILVDCLTFPIATGQEETRRDGVATIDAIRALKTAHPRVQTTLGVSNISFGLNPAARVVLNSVFLDECVKAGLDSAIVSVARIMPVERIPEEQYRTALDLIHDRRTADYDPLARFLELFEGVTASSMREQREAELAALPLAERLARRIVDGNDKGLDADLDEALAAKPALEIINDDLLGGMRTVGELFGSGQMQLPFVLQSAETMKKAVAHLEPHLDASDAGAGKGTLVLATVKGDVHDIGKNLVDIIVSNNGYTVVNLGIKQPVSAIVEAAEEHHADAIGMSGLLVKSTLVMKDNLLELNARGLAGRYPVLLGGAALTRPFVDEDLAGLYDGTVRYARDAFEGLELMDAIMAVKRGEPGAELPPVRTRRVPLRAAGPVPVASGERSDVARGIEAPAPPFWGSRVTKGVQLADIVGYLDEQALFKGRWGLRAVRGGPGYAEIVETEALPRLRAWLDRVKADGLGQFAVVHGYWPCWSQGNDLVVADPDDQQREIARFTFPRQVRERRLCIADFFRDEHEAAELGPDTLALQLVTMGSRVSQETGRLFGADAYRDYLELHGLSVQLTEALAELTHQRIRSELGLSADDDPSLDEQIAHQAYRGSRYSFGYPACPDLELRSPLCDLLQAERIGVELSEEFQLNPEQSTDALIVHHPEAKYFSA